Proteins co-encoded in one Seriola aureovittata isolate HTS-2021-v1 ecotype China chromosome 1, ASM2101889v1, whole genome shotgun sequence genomic window:
- the pir gene encoding pirin isoform X5 — MNVRKVERTVLSVEQAEGVGARVRRSIGRKELRNLDPFLMLDEFRVSKPSGFPDHPHRGFETVTYVLEGITAHEDFCGHSGRLKPGDLQWMTAGRGVVHAEMPVSEEPVVGLQLWVNLPRKDKMVEPAYQELKGSEIPKPSQGGVRVAVISGEALGAKSKVFTRTPTLYLDFRLETGALHVQPVPSGWTTFIYTLSGSIHLGPDQEQQRVEAHHTVVFGDGDCVQVENKGSEVSHFVLIAGEPLKEPVVQHGPFVMTTEEEISQAIRDYQSGRNGFERAIKWRSKIRDSV, encoded by the exons ATGAACGTGAGAAAAGTGGAAAGGACAGTTCTGAGTGTGGAACAGGCAGAGGGAGTCGGCGCTCGTGTCCGCAGGAGCATTGGCAGAAAGGAG cTGAGGAACCTGGATCCCTTCCTGATGTTGGATGAGTTTAGAGTGAGCAAGCCGTCAGGTTTTCCAGACCATCCTCACAGAGGATTTGAGACT GTAACATATGTCTTGGAGGGGATCACAGCCCATGAAGACTTCTGTGGCCATTCAGGACGACTGAAACCCGGAGATCTGCAA TGGATGACGGCAGGACGGGGGGTGGTCCATGCCGAAATGCCCGTATCGGAGGAGCCGGTGGTGGGCTTACAGCTGTGGGTGAACCTGCCGAGGAAAGACAAGATGGTGGAGCCAGCGTACCAGGAGCTGAAAGGCTCAGAGATCCCCAAACCCAGCCAGGGAGGAGTCAGAGTCGCTGTGATATCTGGAGAAGCTTTAGGtgcaaag TCTAAGGTCTTCACAAGGACGCCAACCCTGTATCTGGACTTCAGGCTGGAGACAGGGGCCCTACATGTGCAGCCAGTCCCCTCAG GATGGACTACATTCATCTACACTTTATCAGGATCCATTCATCTTG GCCCGGatcaggagcagcagagggtgGAGGCCCATCACACAGTCGTGTTTGGAGATGGAGACTGTGTCCAGGTAGAAAACAAG GGCTCTGAAGTTTCCCATTTTGTGCTAATTGCTGGAGAACCACTCAAAGAGCCCGTGGTACAACACG GTCCATTTGTAAtgaccacagaagaagagatcaGTCAGGCCATCAGGGACTACCAGAGTGGCAGAAATGGCTTTGAAAGGGCCATAAAATGGAGATCCAAGATCAGAGATTCTGTCTAA
- the pir gene encoding pirin isoform X3, with amino-acid sequence MMSFASSTMNVRKVERTVLSVEQAEGVGARVRRSIGRKELRNLDPFLMLDEFRVSKPSGFPDHPHRGFETVTYVLEGITAHEDFCGHSGRLKPGDLQWMTAGRGVVHAEMPVSEEPVVGLQLWVNLPRKDKMVEPAYQELKGSEIPKPSQGGVRVAVISGEALGAKSKVFTRTPTLYLDFRLETGALHVQPVPSGWTTFIYTLSGSIHLGPDQEQQRVEAHHTVVFGDGDCVQVENKGSEVSHFVLIAGEPLKEPVVQHGPFVMTTEEEISQAIRDYQSGRNGFERAIKWRSKIRDSV; translated from the exons ATGATGTCTTTTGCTTCCAG CACAATGAACGTGAGAAAAGTGGAAAGGACAGTTCTGAGTGTGGAACAGGCAGAGGGAGTCGGCGCTCGTGTCCGCAGGAGCATTGGCAGAAAGGAG cTGAGGAACCTGGATCCCTTCCTGATGTTGGATGAGTTTAGAGTGAGCAAGCCGTCAGGTTTTCCAGACCATCCTCACAGAGGATTTGAGACT GTAACATATGTCTTGGAGGGGATCACAGCCCATGAAGACTTCTGTGGCCATTCAGGACGACTGAAACCCGGAGATCTGCAA TGGATGACGGCAGGACGGGGGGTGGTCCATGCCGAAATGCCCGTATCGGAGGAGCCGGTGGTGGGCTTACAGCTGTGGGTGAACCTGCCGAGGAAAGACAAGATGGTGGAGCCAGCGTACCAGGAGCTGAAAGGCTCAGAGATCCCCAAACCCAGCCAGGGAGGAGTCAGAGTCGCTGTGATATCTGGAGAAGCTTTAGGtgcaaag TCTAAGGTCTTCACAAGGACGCCAACCCTGTATCTGGACTTCAGGCTGGAGACAGGGGCCCTACATGTGCAGCCAGTCCCCTCAG GATGGACTACATTCATCTACACTTTATCAGGATCCATTCATCTTG GCCCGGatcaggagcagcagagggtgGAGGCCCATCACACAGTCGTGTTTGGAGATGGAGACTGTGTCCAGGTAGAAAACAAG GGCTCTGAAGTTTCCCATTTTGTGCTAATTGCTGGAGAACCACTCAAAGAGCCCGTGGTACAACACG GTCCATTTGTAAtgaccacagaagaagagatcaGTCAGGCCATCAGGGACTACCAGAGTGGCAGAAATGGCTTTGAAAGGGCCATAAAATGGAGATCCAAGATCAGAGATTCTGTCTAA
- the pir gene encoding pirin isoform X4, producing MFPSTMNVRKVERTVLSVEQAEGVGARVRRSIGRKELRNLDPFLMLDEFRVSKPSGFPDHPHRGFETVTYVLEGITAHEDFCGHSGRLKPGDLQWMTAGRGVVHAEMPVSEEPVVGLQLWVNLPRKDKMVEPAYQELKGSEIPKPSQGGVRVAVISGEALGAKSKVFTRTPTLYLDFRLETGALHVQPVPSGWTTFIYTLSGSIHLGPDQEQQRVEAHHTVVFGDGDCVQVENKGSEVSHFVLIAGEPLKEPVVQHGPFVMTTEEEISQAIRDYQSGRNGFERAIKWRSKIRDSV from the exons ATGTTTCCCAGCACAATGAACGTGAGAAAAGTGGAAAGGACAGTTCTGAGTGTGGAACAGGCAGAGGGAGTCGGCGCTCGTGTCCGCAGGAGCATTGGCAGAAAGGAG cTGAGGAACCTGGATCCCTTCCTGATGTTGGATGAGTTTAGAGTGAGCAAGCCGTCAGGTTTTCCAGACCATCCTCACAGAGGATTTGAGACT GTAACATATGTCTTGGAGGGGATCACAGCCCATGAAGACTTCTGTGGCCATTCAGGACGACTGAAACCCGGAGATCTGCAA TGGATGACGGCAGGACGGGGGGTGGTCCATGCCGAAATGCCCGTATCGGAGGAGCCGGTGGTGGGCTTACAGCTGTGGGTGAACCTGCCGAGGAAAGACAAGATGGTGGAGCCAGCGTACCAGGAGCTGAAAGGCTCAGAGATCCCCAAACCCAGCCAGGGAGGAGTCAGAGTCGCTGTGATATCTGGAGAAGCTTTAGGtgcaaag TCTAAGGTCTTCACAAGGACGCCAACCCTGTATCTGGACTTCAGGCTGGAGACAGGGGCCCTACATGTGCAGCCAGTCCCCTCAG GATGGACTACATTCATCTACACTTTATCAGGATCCATTCATCTTG GCCCGGatcaggagcagcagagggtgGAGGCCCATCACACAGTCGTGTTTGGAGATGGAGACTGTGTCCAGGTAGAAAACAAG GGCTCTGAAGTTTCCCATTTTGTGCTAATTGCTGGAGAACCACTCAAAGAGCCCGTGGTACAACACG GTCCATTTGTAAtgaccacagaagaagagatcaGTCAGGCCATCAGGGACTACCAGAGTGGCAGAAATGGCTTTGAAAGGGCCATAAAATGGAGATCCAAGATCAGAGATTCTGTCTAA
- the zgc:113276 gene encoding uncharacterized protein zgc:113276 produces MVILDVLIIGGGPHALTLASLLTNPDPDPNSDPRHDPPFSPSCPDPLRTNPGTSNNRCCSDKKKKRRATTGMTLEEQPAKSTISEKVACPPLSLRVVDSYGEWTTLWESQFTALNIPHLRSHTLVHTDPLNKKALQDFVLKCDRSAELHCLPDQVYILDENAFFNDMRLGKKEKKRLNITSTLKKSLSFSLPGTKLSVDFFKDQVERHNLGKVLVKGTVEHIVPVIDYKEETEEESDCVKEAMRVTERKGDGARKRVKYFQVQLQEGSILKAHRVVMATGPTRAQMANIPSWVKSIGESYPEERLQHTVHLMHHLTNSKQELRETDCQTQKEAFPTQELCVVCETGQRVMVVGGGLTSAHVVSIALQQGASHVTWVMRKHLQLKQFDVGDVESLVGRYSHVEHGIKMDGQAYLRQFYNERSLHKRLAMIRQARKGGAVTPEAYIHLQPFILNGQVDVKTYCQVSEASWCYRNQAWSLSLSTGDHWTGDMIWLATGCKLDAKQDPLLSEVIKEFPIQVIDGWPCISESLQWAEGCPLYLMGQYSALQVGPHAVNLAGGQAASMRIAKDIMRHRQQDSGGASDLSGEKFKTEEYIQQMQGLLWL; encoded by the exons atggTGATACTGGATGTGTTAATAATAGGGGGTGGCCCTCATGCGCTGACCCTGGCGAGCTTGCTAACCAATCCTGACCCTGACCCAAACTCAGACCCCAGACATGACCCACCCTTCTCCCCCTCCTGCCCGGACCCCCTGAGGACAAACCCAGGAACGTCCAACAACAGATGCTGCagtgacaagaagaagaagaggagggcaACAACTG GAATGACACTGGAGGAGCAGCCAGCAAAGTCAACGATATCAGAGAAGGTTGCTTGCCCCCCGCTGAGTCTCCGAGTGGTGGATTCCTATGGAGAGTGGACCACTCTGTGGGAGAGCCAGTTCACAGCTCTGAACATCCCTCAtctgcgctcacacacactagtGCACACTGACCCTCTCAATAAg AAAGCTCTGCAGGACTTTGTTTTAAAGTGTGACCGATCAGCGGAGCTTCACTGTCTTCCAGACCAGGTTTATATTCTGGAcgaaaatgcatttttcaatGACATGCGACTTggcaagaaggagaagaaacgACTAAACATCACCTCAACGCTTAAGAAGAGTTTGTCCTTCAGTCTGCCGGGAACCAAACTAAGTGTGGACTTCTTTAAAGATCAG GTGGAGAGACACAACTTGGGCAAAGTGCTGGTAAAGGGAACAGTGGAGCACATCGTCCCTGTTATTGATTACAAGGAAGAGACGGAAGAAGAGAGTGACTGCGTGAAGGAGGCCATGAGGGTGACTGAAAGGAAGGGAGATGGGGCAAGGAAGAGAGTGAAGTATTTTCAAGTCCAACTTCAAGAAGGCAGCATCCTAAAAGCTCACCGGGTTGTTATGGCAACAGGACCAACCCGTGCTCAGATGGCAAACATCCCTTCATGGGTGAAAAGCATTGGAGAGAGCTACCCAGAGGAGCGACTGCAGCACACAGTGCACCTCATGCACCATCTGACAAATTCTAAGCAAGAACTTAGAGAAACAGATTgtcagacacagaaagaggcTTTTCCCACTCAAG aactgtgtgtagtgtgtgagACAGGGCAGAGGGTAATGGTAGTTGGTGGAGGTCTGACCAGCGCTCATGTCGTCTCAATTGCCCTGCAGCAAGGTGCCAGCCATGTGACATGGGTCATGAGGAAGCACCTCCAG TTGAAACAGTTTGATGTGGGCGACGTGGAGAGTCTGGTGGGTCGTTACTCCCATGTGGAGCACGGTATCAAGATGGATGGCCAAGCGTACCTACGGCAGTTCTATAATGAACGGAGTCTTCACAAACGGCTGGCTATGATTCGCCAGGCAAGGAAAGGTGGGGCTGTCACCCCAGAGGCCTACATCCACCTACAGCCATTCATTCTGAATGGACAGGTGGATGTGAAGACATACTGTCAG GTGAGTGAAGCCAGTTGGTGCTACAGGAACCAGGCCTGGAGTCTTTCCCTCAGCACTGGGGACCACTGGACTGGAGATATGATCTGGCTCGCCACCGGCTGCAAACTTGATGCGAAGCAGGACCCGTTGCTTTCTGAGGTGATAAAGGAATTCCCAATTCAG GTGATAGATGGTTGGCCGTGTATATCAGAAAGCCTACAGTGGGCCGAAGGGTGTCCGCTCTATCTGATGGGGCAGTACAGCGCTCTTCAG gttggaCCTCATGCAGTAAACCTGGCTGGTGGACAGGCTGCCAGCATGCGAATTGCCAAGGACATCATGCGTCACCGGCAACAGGACAGTGGAGGTGCTTCTGACCTGAGTGGGGAGAAATTTAAAACTGAAGAATATATTCAACAGATGCAAGGCCTTTTATGGCTTTAA
- the pir gene encoding pirin isoform X1 gives MAITPEEAQSPQDTVTAQMFPSTMNVRKVERTVLSVEQAEGVGARVRRSIGRKELRNLDPFLMLDEFRVSKPSGFPDHPHRGFETVTYVLEGITAHEDFCGHSGRLKPGDLQWMTAGRGVVHAEMPVSEEPVVGLQLWVNLPRKDKMVEPAYQELKGSEIPKPSQGGVRVAVISGEALGAKSKVFTRTPTLYLDFRLETGALHVQPVPSGWTTFIYTLSGSIHLGPDQEQQRVEAHHTVVFGDGDCVQVENKGSEVSHFVLIAGEPLKEPVVQHGPFVMTTEEEISQAIRDYQSGRNGFERAIKWRSKIRDSV, from the exons ATGGCAATCACACCTGAGGAGGCGCAGTCACCACAGGACACAG TGACTGCTCAAATGTTTCCCAGCACAATGAACGTGAGAAAAGTGGAAAGGACAGTTCTGAGTGTGGAACAGGCAGAGGGAGTCGGCGCTCGTGTCCGCAGGAGCATTGGCAGAAAGGAG cTGAGGAACCTGGATCCCTTCCTGATGTTGGATGAGTTTAGAGTGAGCAAGCCGTCAGGTTTTCCAGACCATCCTCACAGAGGATTTGAGACT GTAACATATGTCTTGGAGGGGATCACAGCCCATGAAGACTTCTGTGGCCATTCAGGACGACTGAAACCCGGAGATCTGCAA TGGATGACGGCAGGACGGGGGGTGGTCCATGCCGAAATGCCCGTATCGGAGGAGCCGGTGGTGGGCTTACAGCTGTGGGTGAACCTGCCGAGGAAAGACAAGATGGTGGAGCCAGCGTACCAGGAGCTGAAAGGCTCAGAGATCCCCAAACCCAGCCAGGGAGGAGTCAGAGTCGCTGTGATATCTGGAGAAGCTTTAGGtgcaaag TCTAAGGTCTTCACAAGGACGCCAACCCTGTATCTGGACTTCAGGCTGGAGACAGGGGCCCTACATGTGCAGCCAGTCCCCTCAG GATGGACTACATTCATCTACACTTTATCAGGATCCATTCATCTTG GCCCGGatcaggagcagcagagggtgGAGGCCCATCACACAGTCGTGTTTGGAGATGGAGACTGTGTCCAGGTAGAAAACAAG GGCTCTGAAGTTTCCCATTTTGTGCTAATTGCTGGAGAACCACTCAAAGAGCCCGTGGTACAACACG GTCCATTTGTAAtgaccacagaagaagagatcaGTCAGGCCATCAGGGACTACCAGAGTGGCAGAAATGGCTTTGAAAGGGCCATAAAATGGAGATCCAAGATCAGAGATTCTGTCTAA
- the pir gene encoding pirin isoform X2 — MLLCSILFCTMNVRKVERTVLSVEQAEGVGARVRRSIGRKELRNLDPFLMLDEFRVSKPSGFPDHPHRGFETVTYVLEGITAHEDFCGHSGRLKPGDLQWMTAGRGVVHAEMPVSEEPVVGLQLWVNLPRKDKMVEPAYQELKGSEIPKPSQGGVRVAVISGEALGAKSKVFTRTPTLYLDFRLETGALHVQPVPSGWTTFIYTLSGSIHLGPDQEQQRVEAHHTVVFGDGDCVQVENKGSEVSHFVLIAGEPLKEPVVQHGPFVMTTEEEISQAIRDYQSGRNGFERAIKWRSKIRDSV, encoded by the exons ATGTTACTctgcagtattttattttg CACAATGAACGTGAGAAAAGTGGAAAGGACAGTTCTGAGTGTGGAACAGGCAGAGGGAGTCGGCGCTCGTGTCCGCAGGAGCATTGGCAGAAAGGAG cTGAGGAACCTGGATCCCTTCCTGATGTTGGATGAGTTTAGAGTGAGCAAGCCGTCAGGTTTTCCAGACCATCCTCACAGAGGATTTGAGACT GTAACATATGTCTTGGAGGGGATCACAGCCCATGAAGACTTCTGTGGCCATTCAGGACGACTGAAACCCGGAGATCTGCAA TGGATGACGGCAGGACGGGGGGTGGTCCATGCCGAAATGCCCGTATCGGAGGAGCCGGTGGTGGGCTTACAGCTGTGGGTGAACCTGCCGAGGAAAGACAAGATGGTGGAGCCAGCGTACCAGGAGCTGAAAGGCTCAGAGATCCCCAAACCCAGCCAGGGAGGAGTCAGAGTCGCTGTGATATCTGGAGAAGCTTTAGGtgcaaag TCTAAGGTCTTCACAAGGACGCCAACCCTGTATCTGGACTTCAGGCTGGAGACAGGGGCCCTACATGTGCAGCCAGTCCCCTCAG GATGGACTACATTCATCTACACTTTATCAGGATCCATTCATCTTG GCCCGGatcaggagcagcagagggtgGAGGCCCATCACACAGTCGTGTTTGGAGATGGAGACTGTGTCCAGGTAGAAAACAAG GGCTCTGAAGTTTCCCATTTTGTGCTAATTGCTGGAGAACCACTCAAAGAGCCCGTGGTACAACACG GTCCATTTGTAAtgaccacagaagaagagatcaGTCAGGCCATCAGGGACTACCAGAGTGGCAGAAATGGCTTTGAAAGGGCCATAAAATGGAGATCCAAGATCAGAGATTCTGTCTAA